The Podospora pseudocomata strain CBS 415.72m chromosome 3, whole genome shotgun sequence genome window below encodes:
- the OLE1_2 gene encoding stearoyl-CoA 9-desaturase (COG:C; COG:I; EggNog:ENOG503NU4E), producing MSVTVTEEPATMLAWEKNPLALPLPKVEKPAETLWQRIKWESMIVLTVSPIIGLYGLLFVPLQTKTLWWSVFLYWFSIIGSTAGSHRLYSHRSFKASTPLQIFLLIGGTCGVQGSAFWWAREHRAHHRYTDSDLDPHSGKEGFWWTHAGWILFRRDIQAGPTDVSDLKKNKLVMFQHRHYFKLFPFLAYVMPAAVAGYFWGDWAGGICYAAMLRLTIVQHSIMCINSLAHTFGDAPFDDKHTPRNHFFTAIVTAGEGYHNFHHQFPVDYRNGIKWYQYDPTKWFIYLSSRLGLSTQLQTFPQNEISKGELTMTLRRLKEKQEDIKWPARPDKLPLVSWETFQREAKKNSLILINGYIHDASEFENKHPGGKAIIRARVGKDATAAFGGGVYEHSNAAHNLLAMMRVAVLEGGVEHVKYVTPAERLRIIEHYKEEEESH from the exons ATgtccgtcaccgtcaccgaaGAACCGGCGACGATGCTGGCCTGGGAGAAGAACCCACTGGCGCTTCCATTGCCCAAGGTTGAGAAGCCTGCTGAGACGCTATGGCAACGGATCAAGTGGGAAAGCATGATTGTTCTCACTGTCTCCCCGATAATAGGTCTATACGGGCTTCTCTTTGTGCCCTTGCAGACCAAGACATTGTGGTGGTCTGTCTTCCTGTACTGGTTCAGCATCATCG GCTCAACCGCCGGCTCCCACAGACTCTACTCCCACCGCTCCTTCAAagcctccacccccctccaaattttcctcctcatcggcgGCACCTGCGGCGTCCAAGGCTCGGCCTTCTGGTGGGCTCGCGAGCACCGCGCCCACCACCGCTACACCGACTCGGACCTCGACCCCCACTCCGGAAAAGAAGGCTTCTGGTGGACGCACGCCGGCTGGATCCTCTTCAGGCGAGACATCCAAGCCGGCCCCACAGACGTCTCCGacctcaagaagaacaagctCGTCATGTTCCAACACCGTCACTACTTCAAGCTCTTCCCTTTCCTGGCCTACGTCATGCCAGCGGCAGTAGCAGGATACTTCTGGGGCGACTGGGCAGGCGGCATCTGCTACGCGGCCATGCTCAGGCTGACGATCGTCCAACACAGCATCATGTGCATCAACTCCCTCGCCCACACCTTTGGCGACGCCCCATTTGACGACAAGCACACCCCCCGCAACCACTTTTTTACGGCCATCGTCACTGCCGGGGAGGGGTACCACAACTTCCACCACCAGTTCCCTGTTGACTACCGCAATGGGATCAAGTGGTATCAGTACGACCCGACAAAATGGTTCATCTACCTCAGCTCCCGGCTTGGGTTGTCGACGCAGCTGCAGACTTTTCCCCAAAACGAAATCAGCAAGGGGGAGCTGACCATGACGCTGAGAAGActgaaggagaagcaggaggatATCAAATGGCCGGCTAGGCCGGACAAGCTCCCGCTTGTGAGCTGGGAGACGTTTCagagggaggcgaagaagaattCGCTGATTTTGATCAATGGGTACATCCATGACGCGAGCGAATTTGAGAACAAGCACCCTGGCGGAAAGGCGATTATtagggcgagggtggggaaGGATGCGACGGCTGcgtttggagggggggtttaTGAGCATAGCAATGCTGCGCATAAT TTGCTCGCGATGATGAGAGTTGCTGTGCTCGAGGGCGGTGTTGAGCATGTCAAGTATGTGACGCcggcggagaggttgagaatTATTGAGCATTataaggaggaggaggaaagccATTAA
- a CDS encoding hypothetical protein (COG:L; EggNog:ENOG503P0V7) produces MLSLKVPPRWTRPCSVLIGCRGESHLRCKTVVGCLWPPFPRNIYTNTNTQTPPQYHRQRRQASRIVVTGHNKTMFNPLQGWKSEPAPRHQGYSAFVNGHWRSFASPTKNVVDGSNTPTRFSVWSWNIDFKLDVPVARMRAALNHVRSLVASQDGTPCIVMFNEMVASDLDVIADDEWVRENYNVTDLTGENWDFHDFPPGFGYGTCILVPKVLPIKAVFRVYYPNSSMQRDALFVDIAIPRDKVLRVCSTHLESLVARPPKRPAQLATAARFLHQAHLGILAGDLNAIERFDWTLHKENRLKDAYLETGGKQGDEAGATWGLMGRSNDRQRYGTSRMDKVLFCGKAALLDYGTFGLDVEVEDEADRQKLKRSWGLAKAWVTDHLGVRAEFQLEEV; encoded by the exons ATGCTGTCTCTTAAAGTGCCGCCGAGATGGACCCGTCCCTGCTCCGTCCTGATCGGATGTCGTGGAGAAAGCCACCTCCGGTGCAAGACTGTTGTTGGTTGCCTGTGGCCTCCGTTCCCGCGAAACATATATACCAACACGAACACTCAGACTCCCCCGCAGTATCATCGCCAGAGACGCCAAGCGTCCCGCATCGTCGTCACTGGACACAACAAGACCATGTTCAACCCACTCCAAGGCTGGAAATCTGAACCAGCGCCCCGACACCAGGGCTATTCGGCCTTTGTCAATGGCCACTGGAGGAGCTTCGCCAGCCCAACCAAAAATGTCGTGGATGGTTCCAACACACCCACACGCTTTTCTGTATGGTCCTGGAATATCGACTTCAAGCTGGATGTGCCCGTGGCTCGCATGAGGGCTGCTCTCAACCATGTCCGATCATTAGTGGCTTCTCAAGACGGGACTCCGTGCATCGTCATGTTCAACGAGATGGTTGCATCTGACCTGGATGTGATAGCGGACGACGAGTGGGTTAGGGAAAACTACAATGTGACCGACCTGACTGGAGAGAACTGGGACTTCCACGACTTTCCTCCCGGATTTGGCTATG GAACATGCATTCTTGTGCCGAAGGTGCTCCCCATCAAGGCCGTGTTCCGTGTCTACTACCCCAACTCGTCGATGCAGCGTGATGCCCTCTTTGTCGACATTGCCATCCCACGAGACAAAGTCCTTCGTGTATGCAGCACCCACCTGGAATCCCTGGTGGCCCGGCCACCGAAGCGGCCGGCGCAACTTGCCACGGCGGCCAGGTTCTTGCACCAGGCACATCTTGGCATTCTCGCGGGAGACCTCAACGCCATCGAGCGCTTCGACTGGACCCTCCACAAGGAAAACAGGCTCAAGGATGCGTATCTCGAGACTGGCGGCAAACAAGGAGACGAGGCTGGGGCGACATGGGGATTGATGGGCCGCAGCAATGACAGACAGCGGTATGGAACGTCCAGAATGGACAAGGTGCTCTTTTGCGGAAAGGCAGCGTTGCTTGATTACGGTACTTTCGGGCTGGATGTTGAAGTCGAAGATGAGGCGGATCGGCAGAAGTTAAAGCGCTCTTGGGGTCTGGCGAAAGCCTGGGTGACGGATCATTTGGGCGTTCGGGCAGAATTCCAACTCGAAGAGGTTTAA